The following proteins are co-located in the Pyxicephalus adspersus chromosome Z, UCB_Pads_2.0, whole genome shotgun sequence genome:
- the EHMT1 gene encoding histone-lysine N-methyltransferase EHMT1 isoform X3, with amino-acid sequence MAGDENLPERVSETNSSCDKSDSKEQTQDSTNNPHPDSNYKACWVAENGVCEQDTGDLRQQHPVKVINPIQTSVVGSNGYILNKPVGLQQPSRTSGSPLSGHAAKTLPGTANKVKAATSAHVPPSLSPIPPQEGDQIKDDSPMLTESSDLKIHRARKTLPKTGSSSPTHNDSQELTEQEEAKEESTPENGLEVADPSSQPQPYTQQELLPQDQSTIALAKAQSAAAVSRKKKRRMGTYSLVPKKKTKVLKQRTVLEMFRNITNASSSPKSDKESEIPHINGENLEMDSDEEDSDEPEEEDYHSGEASISENQDDLPAQSEGTPESDSLKKMDNLESDGDEEAESMESQEEEEEDGSESDLSSESSLQKKSQAKHKEGEGSPWMKDSKTRKGSSKVKANPVGDSESQEASAEYTEVSLDSLDLRVKDMLSPQKGLPNGSDNMEVDGLQGIPLCSCRMETPKEDEMMTKDGDRCMAVESSDQELSQCVREVVKHEVMRPSNKVQHLVLCEDHRGKMVKHQCCPGCGYFCTAGTFIECQPETSISHRFHKACATQVNNASYCPHCGEDASKAKEVTIAKADTTSTVSTVAYEPEKEAPAEGQADTTTERLQSHQEQDVGIIFPNGSINDITAEKTVEESKSEAPPPQTCETTEPPSAGKSPILSQGHIKETLESALLALDSEKPKKLRFHPKQLYFSARQGELQKVLMMLVDGIDPNYKMEQHGKRTPLHAAAEMGHTDICHMLVQAGANLDNCSEDQRTPLMDAAENNHLETVRYLVRAGALLDPKDSEGSTCLHLASKKGHYDAVKYLLNNENMDVNCQDDGGWTPMIWATEYKHLELVKLLLSCGADINIRDNEENICLHWAAFAGSVEIAKILLDSKCDLRAVNIHGDSPLHIAARENRYECVTLFLANGAEVILRNKEGETPLECCSPNSQVWTALKRSTNPSEKPKTEETVLIRDISRGYENIPIPCVNGEDSEPCPNNYKYVSQNCVTSPLNVDRNITHLQYCVCIDDCSSGNCMCSQLSMRCWYDKSGRLLPEFNMVEPPLIFECNHACSCWRNCRNRVVQNGLKIRLQLFRTKNKGWGVRSLQDIPAGTFVCEYVGELISDSEADVREDDTFLFDLDNKDGEVYCIDARFYGNISRFINHLCEPNLLPVRVFMSHQDLRFPRIAFFSSRKIDSGEEIGFDYGDRFWDIKGKLFSCRCDSPKCKHQSLKTSPPCQPATPSEAPQENGLPDTSSSDLLTQS; translated from the exons ATGGCCGGAGATGAGAATTTGCCGGAGCGGGTCAGTGAAACAAACAGCTCTTGTGACAAGAGTGACTCGAAGGAGCAAACACAGGACAGCACCAATAATCCACATCCAGACTCGAATTACAAAGCATGTTGGGTGGCTGAAAACGGGGTCTGTGAACAGGACACAGGAGACCTCCGGCAACAGCACCCTGTGAAAGTTATTAACCCTATACAGACGTCAGTTGTAGGAAGCAATGGGTACATACTAAACAAACCTGTTGGCCTTCAACAGCCTTCACGGACCTCTGGTTCCCCGCTTAGCGGGCACGCTGCAAAAACTTTGCCCGGAACAGCTAACAAAGTTAAGGCAGCCACCAGTGCACATGTACCTCCATCCCTTTCCCCAATACCACCACAAGAGGGTGATCAGATCAAGGATGACAGCCCAATGCTTACAGAGTCCTCAGACTTGAAAATACACAGAGCACGGAAAACTCTACCGAAGACTGGGAGTAGTTCG CCCACACATAATGACTCCCAGGAATTGACAGAACAAGAGGAAGCCAAGGAAGAAAGCACACCCGAAAACGGTTTGGAGGTTGCAGACCCTTCATCGCAGCCTCAACCTTACACACAGCAAGAGCTTCTACCTCAGGATCAAAGCACCATAGCGCTGGCTAAAGCTCAGTCTG CTGCTGCAGTGTCTCGAAAAAAGAAGCGACGGATGGGAACATACAGCTTGGTACCCAAGAAAAAGACCAAAGTTCTGAAGCAGCGAACAGTTCTAGAGATGTTTAGAAACATTACCAATGCCTCCTCCAGCCCCAAG AGTGACAAAGAGTCAGAGATCCCACACATAAATGGTGAAAATTTGGAGATGGACTCTGATGAGGAAGACTCAGATGAGCCTGAAGAAGAGGATTACCACAGTGGCGAGGCAAGCATTTCTGAAAACCAGGATGATCTTCCAGCTCAATCAGAAGGCACACCAGAGTCAGACAGCCTAAAAAAG ATGGACAATTTGGAATCAGATGGCGATGAAGAGGCAGAATCTATGGAGTCacaagaagaggaggaagaggatggCAGTGAATCTGATTTA AGCTCAGAGTCCAGTCTTCAGAAAAAAAGCCAGGCAAAGCACAAAGAGGGTGAAGGGAGCCCATGGATGAAAGACTCAAAGACAAGGAAAGGGAGCAGCAAAGTAAAGGCAAATCCAG TGGGTGATAGCGAAAGTCAAGAGGCCAGCGCTGAATATACGGAAGTGTCATTGGATTCCCTGGACCTAAGGGTTAAAGACATGTTGTCACCTCAAAAAG GTCTTCCCAATGGGTCAGATAACATGGAGGTGGACGGGCTTCAGGGGATTCCTCTTTGTAGCTGCAGGATGGAGACCCCTAAAGAGGATGAAATGATGACAAAAGATGGAGATCGATGCATGGCTGTTGAGAGCTCTGACCAGGAG CTGAGCCAGTGTGTGCGAGAGGTGGTGAAGCATGAAGTGATGAGGCCATCAAACAAAGTGCAACACTTAGTGTTATGTGAGGACCACCGGGGAAAGATGGTCAAACATCAATGTTGCCCCGGCTGCGGATATTTCTGCACTGCT GGCACATTCATAGAGTGCCAACCAGAGACCAGCATTTCTCACCGCTTTCACAAAGCTTGTGCCACTCAAGTTAACAATGCCAGCTACTGCCCGCACTGTGGTGAGGATGCATCAAAGGCCAAAGAGGTGACCATAGCAAAAGCAGACACCACGTCAACAGTGTCCACTGTGGCCTATGAGCCAGAAAAAGAGGCTCCAGCTGAAGGGCAAGCTGACACAACAacagagag gTTACAGTCACACCAAGAACAGGATGTTGGGATTATTTTTCCAAATGGGAGCATAAA TGATATTACAGCAGAGAAAACTGTTGAAGAGTCAAAGTCAGAGGCTCCACCTCCTCAGACCTGTGAAACCACTGAACCACCTAGTGCAGGAAAATCACCAATCCTGTCTCAGGGACACATTAAAGAGACTCTGGAAAGTGCTCTTCTTGCTTTGGACTCAGAAAA GCCAAAGAAATTACGCTTCCACCCCAAACAGCTGTATTTTTCTGCAAGGCAAGGAGAACTGCAGAAAGTGTTAATGATGCTTG TTGATGGCATTGATCCCAACTACAAGATGGAGCAGCATGGGAAGAGAACCCCTTTGCACGCTGCTGCAGAAATGGGTCACACAGATATCTGCCACATGCTTGTACAG GCTGGTGCTAACTTGGATAACTGCTCTGAGGATCAGAGGACACCCTTGATGGATGCAGCTGAGAACAATCATTTGGAAACTGTTAGGTATCTGGTCAGAGCTGGAGCATTGCTTGACCCCAAA GACTCTGAAGGTTCCACTTGTTTGCATTTGGCTTCCAAAAAGGGTCACTATGATGCAGTGAAATATCTACTCAACAATGAAAACATGGATGTCAACTGTCAG GATGATGGTGGTTGGACTCCAATGATTTGGGCCACTGAATACAAACACTTGGAACTTGTTAAGCTGTTGCTATCCTGCGGGGCTGACATCAATATCCGGGACAAT GAAGAGAACATATGTCTGCACTGGGCAGCTTTCGCTGGATCAGTTGAAATTGCTAAGATCCTCCTGGATTCTAAATGTGACCTTAGAGCTGTCAACATTCATGGTGACTCTCCACTTCACATTGCTGCCCGGGAGAACAGATACGAATGTGTTAC ACTTTTTCTTGCTAATGGTGCCGAGGTAATCTTGAGGAATAAGGAGGGGGAAACACCACTGGAGTGTTGCAGCCCCAACTCTCAAGTCTGGACAGCTTTAAAGAGGAGCACCAACCCATCAGAGAAACCCAAGACAGAGGAGACAGTGCTCATCAG ggacatTTCAAGGGGATACGAAAACATCCCAATACCATGTGTCAATGGTGAAGACTCTGAACCTTGTCCCAACAATTACAAATATGTGTCACAGAATTGTGTGACCTCCCCATTGAACGTAGACCGTAACATAACTCATCTTCAG TACTGTGTGTGTATAGATGACTGTTCATCTGGAAACTGCATGTGCAGTCAGCTCAGCATGCGGTGTTGGTATGATAAG AGTGGACGTCTTTTGCCAGAATTCAACATGGTGGAACCTCCCCTTATATTTGAATGTAACCACGCTTGCTCTTGCTGGAGGAATTGTCGCAACCGAGTGGTGCAGAATGGCTTAAA AATCAGATTACAGCTTTTCCGGACCAAGAATAAAGGCTGGGGAGTGCGATCTCTACAAGACATTCCCGCAGGGACATTTGTGTGCGA GTATGTTGGAGAACTCATTTCTGACTCGGAAGCAGATGTTCGCGAAGATGACACCTTCCTATTTGATTTGGATAACAAA